The Equus asinus isolate D_3611 breed Donkey chromosome 22, EquAss-T2T_v2, whole genome shotgun sequence genome has a segment encoding these proteins:
- the LOC106826789 gene encoding olfactory receptor 9S13-like — MKTELSRNYSAVTEFILLGFRTPPKIQILLFLVFLLLYVATVVGNISMITVTKMDSRLQMPMYFFLRNLSYLDLCYSTVIAPKTLANFLSNEKKISYSGCAAQFFFFSMFVTTEGFLLAVMAFDRFSAICSPLLYPVHMSQKVCVQLVTGSYICGCINSMIQTSFTFSLRFCGENRLDHFFCDVPALIKISCADTFVNEIVMFILSALIIITTTTVILASYASILSTVLKIPSTHGRSKTFSTCGSHIAVVSLFYGTVFFMYAQPGAISSPEQSKIIAVLYTLIIPMLNPLIYSLRNRDVKDAVKRILHRKWFSH, encoded by the coding sequence ATGAAGACAGAGCTGAGTAGGAATTACTCAGCGGTGACTGAGTTTATTCTGCTGGGGTTCAGGACCCCTCCGAAGATACAGATCCTCTTATTCCTGGTGTTCTTGCTGCTCTACGTGGCCACTGTGGTGGGAAATATCAGCATGATAACTGTCACTAAGATGGACTCCAGACTTCAAATGcctatgtatttcttccttaGAAATTTGTCCTATTTAGATCTCTGCTACTCCACAGTCATTGCTCCCAAAACTTTAGCCAACTTCTTgtctaatgaaaagaaaatttcttacAGTGGCTGTGCTgctcaatttttcttcttttccatgttTGTCACAACTGAAGGTTTTCTACTGGCTGTCATGGCATTTGATCGATTTTCAGCCATTTGCTCCCCGCTGCTTTACCCTGTGCACATGTCCCAGAAAGTCTGTGTTCAGTTGGTAACTGGGTCCTATATCTGTGGGTGCATCAACTCCATGATACAAACAAGTTTCACCTTCAGTTTGCGTTTCTGTGGAGAAAATAGATTGGaccactttttctgtgatgtcCCAGCCCTGATCAAGATCTCATGTGCTGACACCTTTGTGAATGAGATCGTAATGTTTATTCTCTCTGctctcatcatcatcaccaccacaacTGTCATTCTTGCTTCTTATGCTTCTATCCTCTCCACTGTCCTGAAGATCCCCTCCACCCATGGCAGGAGTAAGACCTTCTCCACTTGTGGCTCCCATATAGCTGTGGTGAGTTTATTCTATGGGACTGTGTTCTTCATGTATGCCCAGCCTGGGGCCATCTCCTCACCAGAGCAAAGCAAGATTATAGCTGTGCTCTACACGCTTATAATACCAATGCTAAACCCTCTAATATATAGTTTGAGAAACAGAGATGTGAAAGATGCTGTGAAAAGAATATTACACAGGAAATGGTTCTCTCACTGA
- the LOC106826788 gene encoding olfactory receptor 9S13-like: MKSELNQNCSEVTEFILLGFRTSPEVQILLFLLFLLIYMVIVVGNISMLVVIKIDSRLHTPMYFFLRNLSYLDLCYSTVIAPKTLATFSSEDKKISYNGCAAQFFFFALCVGTEGFLLAVMAYDRFSAVCSPFLYAVHMSQQACVRLVIGSYMCGCVNSMIQTSFTFSLRFCGENRLDHFFCDVPALIKISRADTFVNEIVLFILSALIIVTTTTVILISYACILSTVLKIPSTHGRSKTFSTCSSHITVVSLFYGTVFFMYAQPGAISSPEKSKIIAVFYTLIIPMLNPLIYTLRNREVKNAVKKILLRKTSFH, translated from the coding sequence ATGAAGAGTGAGCTGAATCAGAATTGCTCAGAGGTGACTGAGTTTATTCTGCTGGGGTTCAGAACATCTCCAGAAGTACAGATTCTCTTATTCTTACTCTTCTTGCTTATCTACATGGTGATTGTGGTGGGAAATATCAGCATGTTAGTTGTCATTAAAATAGACTCCAGACTTCATACAcctatgtatttctttctcagaaaTTTGTCCTATTTAGATCTGTGCTACTCCACCGTCATTGCCCCCAAAACTCTGGCTACTTTCTCGTCTGAGGACAAGAAAATTTCTTACAATGGCTGTGCAGcacagttctttttctttgctctctGTGTTGGGACTGAAGGCTTTCTTCTGGCTGTGATGGCATATGATCGCTTCTCAGCCGTTTGCTCGCCTTTCCTCTATGCTGTACATATGTCTCAGCAGGCTTGTGTTCGTTTGGTGATTGGATCCTATATGTGTGGATGTGTCAACTCTATGATACAAACAAGTTTCACCTTCAGTTTGCGTTTCTGTGGAGAAAATAGATTGGatcactttttctgtgatgtcCCAGCCCTGATCAAGATCTCACGTGCTGACACCTTTGTGAATGAGATTGTATTGTTTATTCTCTCTGCTCTCATCATTGTCACCACTACAACGGTCATTCTGATTTCTTACGCTTGTATCCTCTCCACTGTCCTGAAGATCCCCTCAACCCATGGCAGGAGTAAGACCTTTTCCACTTGCAGCTCTCACATCACGGTGGTGAGTTTATTCTACGGAACTGTGTTCTTCATGTATGCCCAACCTGGGGCCATCTCCTCACCAGAGAAAAGCAAGATTATAGCTGTGTTCTATACTCTTATCATTCCTATGTTGAATCCTCTGATTTATACTCTAAGGAATAGGGAGGTGAAAAATGCTGTGAAAAAAATATTGTTGAGGAAAACATCTTTTCATTGA